The nucleotide sequence CTCAATTGGGCCATCAACCTTGGACTCTCCAACGCCACGATCTCGAAAAAATTGTTATTGGTCCTTTTTTAGGATATCTTGAGCAACAAATTCAAAGTTTGCTTTCTCAAAACCATCTTTCTTTTGAGGATGTGGGACAAGTGATCACATCCGGCGGCACCACTTTAGCCTTATGGCCTTATTTATCAGCTTGGATGAATGAAAAATTTCCCCTAGCGAGGCTATTGTATGATGACCAAACAGAAATGATTACTACAGTAGCTAGAGGATTAGCGCGTTTACCCTTTTTTCCTAATTTTCAAAAGCCACAGGAGTAAAGGGGAAGCTGAAGTGAAATCTTCTAGCTTATATTTTTTTCTAAATGAATTTACCGAGAGCCGGTAGAGAGAAACCTGCACTGATTTCGTATGATCGAGTAAAAATCATAAAGAAATTTAAAAATTTTGAAAAAAGTTAGCTCAAGAGATGACAATTGGCCAAATAAATTGCATAATAGTGGCGAAAAAACCTTTGTTTTAACTAAGTTTCTCAGTAATTGTGATTAGCACACCTAGATTAAACTTTTTTTGTCTAAGTTCTTCCAAGCATAAGGTACAAGCGAAGAAGTTCCATGTTCATGAATTGACTCATGCTTCGGTTTACAGTAAGACCAAACGCATTATTGATATTTTCGGCGCTATTGTCGGTCTTGCGATCACGGCCATTCTTTTTATTCCCATTGCGATCGCTATGCAGTTAGATGATCCGGGTCCGGTTTTGTATCGTCAAAAACGCTGTGGATTAAATGCAAAACCCTTTGTCATCTGGAAATTCCGCTCAATGATCGTCGATGCTGACCAAAAACAGCATCTTGTCCCTAACCAAGCTCAAGGTCAAATCTTCAAAAATGAATGCGATCCACGAGTGACTCGGGTGGGTAGATTCCTCAGACGCACCAGTCTAGACGAATTTCCTCAATTTTGGAATGTTTTATGGGGAGATATGAGTCTAGTGGGAACTCGTCCTCCCACCGTCACCGAAGTGGCTAACTATAAACCTCATCATTTCTCTCGTCTAAAGGTTAGACCTGGGTTAACCGGAGAATGGCAGGTTAAAGGTCGTTCAAATATCAAAAATTTTGAAGATATTGTGCAAATGGACCTAGATTATCAGTATAAATGGTCTATTCAATATGATCTATTCTTAATTTGGCAGACAGTAGGGGTGATCTTTAGCCGCAAAGGTGCTTGTTAAAGACAATTTCCCAAAAATGAGGCCATATAGCTAAATAGCTCTAGCTAATTTAGTTTACCTCTCATGATATGATGACATCCGCTTTTGATTCTAAGCCTGTACAAGTCTTTTTTTCCTATTCTCTCAAAGATGAAAACTTAGGGATAAATTAGCTATCTATCTTTCTATCTTGGCGCAACAGGGAGTAAGCGCTTGTATTAATAACATTATTTTCAAAAAATCTCTGGATTTAGTAAAGATGTTCTTTTTTTGCCAGAGAGACGCTATAAATTTGGCAAGTGGCAAGCGGCAATAAGAAATATAATTAAATATAATCATTAATGGGAGAAAAGCTATATATAGGAAAAAGACTAATGACTAACGAACAAATTCTTCTTGAAACCTGGCGAACTTTACCCACTGACAAACAGCTACAGGTTTTAGAATTTATTAAGTCAATTCAATCAAATTCCTCTGAATCAGAATCATCTTATCACCCTAAAACCGAATTAGGGAAAAAATTATGGCAAATCCGAAATAAAGCGATAGCTGAAGGAAAGATTAAACTCCTTGATTGGGAAGGAATAGAACAAGAAATTGCCCAACGACGAGGCGAAACAGAGTGACTTTAATTAAAACCTATATTGATTCAGGTGTTTTCATATTAGCTTATCAAGGCATTGATGTATATAAATTAATCCCATGAACGAAAAAGAAAAAATGCTGGCAGGAGAATATTATAACTCCTTCGACGAAGAATTAGTTAGAGATAGAGAACGAGCCAAAAAATTATGTAAACAACTTAATGATATTCCCGATGCTCCTGTGGACGAAAGAAATAAAATACTACAAGAACTTTTTCAAACGAAGAAAAATTGCTTAATAGAATCGCCATTTCGATGTGATTATGGCTATAATATAAAAATAGGCGAAAATTTTTATGCTAATTTTGGTTGTATTATTCTAGATTGCAATATTGTTAAAATAGGGAATAATGTCCTATTTGCCCCTAATGTACAAGTATATACCGCAACACATCCGGTTAATATTGCTGATAGAATAGCCGGCAAAGAAATGGCTTATCCCATAGAAATTGGAGATAACGTTTGGATCGGTGGAGGAAGTATTATATTACCCGGAGTGAAAATCGGAGAAAATACAACCATTGGTGCAGGAAGTGTTGTCACAAAAGATATCCCCCCAAATACCGTTGCTGTC is from Gloeothece verrucosa PCC 7822 and encodes:
- a CDS encoding sugar transferase, which gives rise to MISTPRLNFFCLSSSKHKVQAKKFHVHELTHASVYSKTKRIIDIFGAIVGLAITAILFIPIAIAMQLDDPGPVLYRQKRCGLNAKPFVIWKFRSMIVDADQKQHLVPNQAQGQIFKNECDPRVTRVGRFLRRTSLDEFPQFWNVLWGDMSLVGTRPPTVTEVANYKPHHFSRLKVRPGLTGEWQVKGRSNIKNFEDIVQMDLDYQYKWSIQYDLFLIWQTVGVIFSRKGAC
- a CDS encoding sugar O-acetyltransferase, with product MNEKEKMLAGEYYNSFDEELVRDRERAKKLCKQLNDIPDAPVDERNKILQELFQTKKNCLIESPFRCDYGYNIKIGENFYANFGCIILDCNIVKIGNNVLFAPNVQVYTATHPVNIADRIAGKEMAYPIEIGDNVWIGGGSIILPGVKIGENTTIGAGSVVTKDIPPNTVAVGNPCRFIKQIK